The genomic window CCTCGACGACTGTGCTCATTTCAGCGCTTCTATGGATGAAGCCCTGGAGGCTTCCCAACTTTTTACTGAAGCGTATGTTCTGGAAATCAGCAGCCCAGGGATCGGAGATCAGCTCCACAGTGATCAGGACTTCCTAACTTTCAGAGGCTTCCCTGTGGAGATCAGCTTCCGCGACCACGATTCAGACCTTCATCAAGCCGGTCTCTTGCACAAACGATCCGACGAACATGTGCACATCAACATCAAGGGACGCATTCAACGCATACCACGTAAGGCTGTGACCTGCGTTCGCCTTACAAACCCCACTGGATAAATCACCTTAACGATCAGCTCAGCTTCAGCACCTTTCCACTCTTTCCATCGTCGATGGCTCTCGTTCTACTCCCCGGCCTCAACAACCTGATCGAAGACATCAGCGAGGAGAAGAAACTCCCTACCCAAGTGGTGGAAGCAGCCCTGCGTGAGGCCCTCCTCAAAGGA from Prochlorococcus marinus str. MIT 9313 includes these protein-coding regions:
- the rimP gene encoding ribosome maturation factor RimP, translated to MPHPLLPDLETLASATAAGKGYKLCCVQVFTHLIPMTIQVQIRRKDGSDVSLDDCAHFSASMDEALEASQLFTEAYVLEISSPGIGDQLHSDQDFLTFRGFPVEISFRDHDSDLHQAGLLHKRSDEHVHINIKGRIQRIPRKAVTCVRLTNPTG